The following are encoded together in the Aptenodytes patagonicus unplaced genomic scaffold, bAptPat1.pri.cur scaffold_185, whole genome shotgun sequence genome:
- the LOC143173679 gene encoding sulfate transporter-like isoform X1, which yields MCCLNVINAGALEMAAMAEFNNVRSVAEMPEGDDAKRSFHHRMFLEPQEKKRSMKALVVKQAKKTCSCTPAKVKDYVFSFFPVLQWLPKYKLREYLLGDIMSGVIVGVLLVPQSIAYSLLAGQEPIYGLYTSFFASIIYFIFGTSRHISVGIFGVICLMVGQVVDREIQRAGYDLEPAALSVLTDTAAYVNTTILPVNQTSQKLLCDKSCYAITVGATMTFIAGVYQVAMGFFQVGFVSVYLSDSLLSGFVTGASFTIVTSQAKYLLGLDIPRSSGIGSLIATWINIFRNIHKTNICDLITSFLCFLVLIPTKELNEHFKSRLKAPIPVELVVIVAATLASHFGKLRETYGSSVAGHIPTGFLPPRPPDWNLIPNVALDAIPIAIIGFAITVSLSEMFAKKHGYSVKANQEMYAIGFCNIIPSFFHCFITSAALAKTLVKESTGCRTQMSGMVTSLVILLVLLVIAPLFYSLQKCVLAVITIVNLRGALRKFKDLPKMWHLSRVDTVIWLVTMAASALISTEIGLLVGVCFSMLCVIFRTQRPEAPLLGWVAESETYESLSAYKNLQTKPGIVVFRFEAPLYYINKECFKSTLYKQTGVNPVWVKAAKKKAAKRMLREKEVDSGGNQTSISMDFVSESLGFHTIVIDCCAVQFLDTAGIRTLKEVCKDYREIGVQVLLAQCNPSVRSSLIRGEFFKEGEDHLLFHSVHQAVDFALGAQGHSGTSASKN from the exons ATGTGTTGCTTAAACGTGATAAATGCG GGAGCCCTTGAGATGGCAGCAATGGCAGAATTCAACAACGTTCGTTCAGTGGCTGAAATGCCAGAAGGAGACGATGCTAAACGTAGTTTCCATCACAGAATGTTCTTGGAACCCCAAGAGAAGAAGAGGAGCATGAAGGCTCTGGTGGTTAAGCAAGCAAAGAAAACTTGCAGCTGCACTCCAGCCAAAGTTAAAGACtatgttttcagtttctttcctgtCTTGCAGTGGCTTCCTAAATACAAGCTAAGAGAGTACCTACTGGGAGACATAATGTCTGGTGTGATTGTGGGTGTCTTACTAGTCCCACAGTCAATTGCCTATTCTCTCTTGGCTGGGCAGGAGCCTATTTATGGCCTTTATACATCCTTTTTTGCTAgcattatttatttcatatttggaaCCTCCCGCCACATCTCAGTTGGCATCTTCGGTGTGATTTGCCTGATGGTGGGACAAGTGGTGGATCGTGAAATACAGAGAGCTGGCTATGACTTAGAGCCAGCTGCGCTCAGTGTCCTCACAGATACAGCAGCATATGTAAACACCACCATTTTGCCTGTGAATCAGACATCGCAGAAGCTGCTCTGTGATAAAAGCTGCTATGCAATTACAGTGGGAGCCACCATGACCTTCATAGCTGGAGTTTATCAG GTGGCCATGGGTTTCTTTCAAGTGGGCTTTGTCTCAGTGTACCTCTCCGATTCGTTGCTGAGTGGATTTGTCACGGGTGCCTCCTTTACCATCGTAACCTCACAAGCCAAGTACCTCCTGGGCCTAGACATTCCACGGAGCAGTGGCATCGGCTCCCTCATAGCCACATGGATAAACATCTTCAGAAACATACACAAGACCAACATCTGTGATCTCATCACTAGCTTCTTGTGCTTTCTTGTACTTATCCCAACCAAAGAgcttaatgaacattttaaatcCAGGCTCAAGGCTCCAATACCAGTTGAACTAGTCGTGATTGTGGCAGCTACTCTGGCATCTCACTttgggaagctgagagagactTACGGCTCAAGCGTTGCTGGACACATCCCAACTGGGTTTCTGCCACCCCGCCCTCCAGACTGGAACCTGATTCCTAATGTGGCTTTGGATGCTATCCCCATAGCTATTATTGGCTTTGCCATCACTGTTTCCCTCTCAGAAATGTTTGCCAAGAAGCATGGTTACTCTGTGAAGGCCAACCAGGAGATGTATGCCATTGGCTTCTGCAACATCATTCCCTCTTTCTTCCATTGCTTCATAACAAGCGCAGCTCTTGCCAAGACTCTTGTCAAAGAGTCCACAGGCTGTAGGACACAAATGTCTGGCATGGTGACTAGTTTGGTAATCCTATTAGTTCTTCTTGTGATTGCACCTTTATTTTATTCCCTTCAGAAATGTGTCCTTGCTGTCATAACTATTGTAAACCTCAGAGGAGCCCTGCGGAAGTTCAAGGACCTGCCAAAAATGTGGCATTTGAGCAGAGTGGACACAGTGATCTGGCTAGTTACTATGGCAGCCTCAGCACTCATCAGTACTGAGATTGGTCTTTTGGTTGGTGTTTGCTTCTCTATGCTCTGCGTCATTTTCCGAACTCAGAGACCAGAGGCACCGCTGCTTGGCTGGGTGGCAGAGTCTGAAACGTATGAATCCCTGTCTGCTTACAAGAACTTGCAGACCAAGCCAGGAATCGTGGTGTTCCGTTTTGAAGCACCCCTCTACTACATCAACAAAGAGTGCTTTAAATCCACCCTGTACAAGCAAACTGGGGTCAACCCAGTCTGGGTGAAGgcagcaaagaaaaaggcagcaaaaagaatGCTTAGAGAGAAAGAGGTGGATTCTGGTGGCAACCAGACCAGCATCTCCATGGATTTTGTCTCTGAATCTCTGGGGTTTCACACAATAGTGATTGACTGTTGTGCAGTACAGTTTCTGGACACGGCAGGAATACGCACGCTCAAAGAAGTCTGCAAGGACTACAGGGAGATAGGTGTCCAGGTGCTACTGGCCCAGTGCAATCCTTCAGTGAGGAGTTCCCTGATCCGAGGAGAATTCTTTAAAGAGGGGGAGGACCACCTTCTCTTCCACAGTGTGCACCAGGCTGTGGACTTCGCGTTGGGTGCACAGGGGCACAGTGGGACCAGTGCTTCTAAGAACTAG
- the LOC143173679 gene encoding sulfate transporter-like isoform X2 gives MAAMAEFNNVRSVAEMPEGDDAKRSFHHRMFLEPQEKKRSMKALVVKQAKKTCSCTPAKVKDYVFSFFPVLQWLPKYKLREYLLGDIMSGVIVGVLLVPQSIAYSLLAGQEPIYGLYTSFFASIIYFIFGTSRHISVGIFGVICLMVGQVVDREIQRAGYDLEPAALSVLTDTAAYVNTTILPVNQTSQKLLCDKSCYAITVGATMTFIAGVYQVAMGFFQVGFVSVYLSDSLLSGFVTGASFTIVTSQAKYLLGLDIPRSSGIGSLIATWINIFRNIHKTNICDLITSFLCFLVLIPTKELNEHFKSRLKAPIPVELVVIVAATLASHFGKLRETYGSSVAGHIPTGFLPPRPPDWNLIPNVALDAIPIAIIGFAITVSLSEMFAKKHGYSVKANQEMYAIGFCNIIPSFFHCFITSAALAKTLVKESTGCRTQMSGMVTSLVILLVLLVIAPLFYSLQKCVLAVITIVNLRGALRKFKDLPKMWHLSRVDTVIWLVTMAASALISTEIGLLVGVCFSMLCVIFRTQRPEAPLLGWVAESETYESLSAYKNLQTKPGIVVFRFEAPLYYINKECFKSTLYKQTGVNPVWVKAAKKKAAKRMLREKEVDSGGNQTSISMDFVSESLGFHTIVIDCCAVQFLDTAGIRTLKEVCKDYREIGVQVLLAQCNPSVRSSLIRGEFFKEGEDHLLFHSVHQAVDFALGAQGHSGTSASKN, from the exons ATGGCAGCAATGGCAGAATTCAACAACGTTCGTTCAGTGGCTGAAATGCCAGAAGGAGACGATGCTAAACGTAGTTTCCATCACAGAATGTTCTTGGAACCCCAAGAGAAGAAGAGGAGCATGAAGGCTCTGGTGGTTAAGCAAGCAAAGAAAACTTGCAGCTGCACTCCAGCCAAAGTTAAAGACtatgttttcagtttctttcctgtCTTGCAGTGGCTTCCTAAATACAAGCTAAGAGAGTACCTACTGGGAGACATAATGTCTGGTGTGATTGTGGGTGTCTTACTAGTCCCACAGTCAATTGCCTATTCTCTCTTGGCTGGGCAGGAGCCTATTTATGGCCTTTATACATCCTTTTTTGCTAgcattatttatttcatatttggaaCCTCCCGCCACATCTCAGTTGGCATCTTCGGTGTGATTTGCCTGATGGTGGGACAAGTGGTGGATCGTGAAATACAGAGAGCTGGCTATGACTTAGAGCCAGCTGCGCTCAGTGTCCTCACAGATACAGCAGCATATGTAAACACCACCATTTTGCCTGTGAATCAGACATCGCAGAAGCTGCTCTGTGATAAAAGCTGCTATGCAATTACAGTGGGAGCCACCATGACCTTCATAGCTGGAGTTTATCAG GTGGCCATGGGTTTCTTTCAAGTGGGCTTTGTCTCAGTGTACCTCTCCGATTCGTTGCTGAGTGGATTTGTCACGGGTGCCTCCTTTACCATCGTAACCTCACAAGCCAAGTACCTCCTGGGCCTAGACATTCCACGGAGCAGTGGCATCGGCTCCCTCATAGCCACATGGATAAACATCTTCAGAAACATACACAAGACCAACATCTGTGATCTCATCACTAGCTTCTTGTGCTTTCTTGTACTTATCCCAACCAAAGAgcttaatgaacattttaaatcCAGGCTCAAGGCTCCAATACCAGTTGAACTAGTCGTGATTGTGGCAGCTACTCTGGCATCTCACTttgggaagctgagagagactTACGGCTCAAGCGTTGCTGGACACATCCCAACTGGGTTTCTGCCACCCCGCCCTCCAGACTGGAACCTGATTCCTAATGTGGCTTTGGATGCTATCCCCATAGCTATTATTGGCTTTGCCATCACTGTTTCCCTCTCAGAAATGTTTGCCAAGAAGCATGGTTACTCTGTGAAGGCCAACCAGGAGATGTATGCCATTGGCTTCTGCAACATCATTCCCTCTTTCTTCCATTGCTTCATAACAAGCGCAGCTCTTGCCAAGACTCTTGTCAAAGAGTCCACAGGCTGTAGGACACAAATGTCTGGCATGGTGACTAGTTTGGTAATCCTATTAGTTCTTCTTGTGATTGCACCTTTATTTTATTCCCTTCAGAAATGTGTCCTTGCTGTCATAACTATTGTAAACCTCAGAGGAGCCCTGCGGAAGTTCAAGGACCTGCCAAAAATGTGGCATTTGAGCAGAGTGGACACAGTGATCTGGCTAGTTACTATGGCAGCCTCAGCACTCATCAGTACTGAGATTGGTCTTTTGGTTGGTGTTTGCTTCTCTATGCTCTGCGTCATTTTCCGAACTCAGAGACCAGAGGCACCGCTGCTTGGCTGGGTGGCAGAGTCTGAAACGTATGAATCCCTGTCTGCTTACAAGAACTTGCAGACCAAGCCAGGAATCGTGGTGTTCCGTTTTGAAGCACCCCTCTACTACATCAACAAAGAGTGCTTTAAATCCACCCTGTACAAGCAAACTGGGGTCAACCCAGTCTGGGTGAAGgcagcaaagaaaaaggcagcaaaaagaatGCTTAGAGAGAAAGAGGTGGATTCTGGTGGCAACCAGACCAGCATCTCCATGGATTTTGTCTCTGAATCTCTGGGGTTTCACACAATAGTGATTGACTGTTGTGCAGTACAGTTTCTGGACACGGCAGGAATACGCACGCTCAAAGAAGTCTGCAAGGACTACAGGGAGATAGGTGTCCAGGTGCTACTGGCCCAGTGCAATCCTTCAGTGAGGAGTTCCCTGATCCGAGGAGAATTCTTTAAAGAGGGGGAGGACCACCTTCTCTTCCACAGTGTGCACCAGGCTGTGGACTTCGCGTTGGGTGCACAGGGGCACAGTGGGACCAGTGCTTCTAAGAACTAG